The following proteins are co-located in the Candidatus Desulfofervidus auxilii genome:
- a CDS encoding DUF6531 domain-containing protein yields the protein MLRKFKGKKNISQILIFVFIFWSIGTYLPSSSYAWHYPYDQGHKTTMPKPPKPEQKPPKKCESSTKASPVYASTGNYEYVHKDLFIPGRIPLEITRIYHSRDWYNGPIGYGWNFTYNIRLIRTTDSKGNYYVIIRDGDGKRRRFDENPDGTYTPKGGWSDPLVRNSDGTFTYTKISTGIKYNFNQEGFLTSIEDLNGNKVTLSYSGAKLISITDPAGRKLEFSYGPNGKIATITDPAGRVFSYAYDEAGNLIQYTDPAGNSIYYEYDDNHNLIRVKNNDGNVIKAITYDSQDRVKTYTEQGRTYNLYYYPNYTLVRDPRGHYTYYYYDETGHLTRKVDAYGNSSYLTWDENFNRTSVKDKRGYTTTYTYDSNGNLLTATNPLGNTITYTYDSTFNKIKSITDPLGHTTTFEYDERGNLIKRIDALGNVTQYAYDERGNLISVTDARGNTTHYSYDEYGNLTSITDALGNTTTFTYDILGNRTSITDALGNTTTYEYDVLGRLVKVINPAGKTTTYTYDANGNLTSVTDPNGNTTRYEYDIYGRLIKVIDAEGGITQYTYDAVGNLTSIKDANGHKTTYTYDKLNRLISITDPLGHTTRYSYDAVGNKISRTDANGRTTYYDYDALNRLIRIRYPDGSTVQYAYDAVGNLISVTSPNYQATFTYDALNRLISKTEKIFDLPEKTITYNYDEVGNRISMTDPDGGVTTYTYDALNRLISLTDPTGGVTTFTYDALGRRISITYPNGTKAIYTYSSCCGELLSLVNKKSNGEIISSYEYTYDNVGNRLSMKEANGDVTTYEYDKLYRLTKVVYPDGRTVTYTYDPVGNRLSMNDNGNVINYTYDAANRLLQAGNVTFAYDNNGNTISKTDASGITNYQYDYENRLIGITYPNGLTNSFAYSPDGRRIKKVDSSGTTYYLLDRENVLQELNNEGATKAHYVTTLTIDDLISRIAEGSIVYYHKDGLGSVTGLTDTAQNLITAYEYDAFGSITAQTGTINNPYKFTSRELDIDSELYFYRLRYYNPIIGRFNCKDPLIYCIKGCSFQSYSYAFNNPVNYIDPLGAWGLGAGGGGSICIPTPWYVGIGGSVSYTFGCCKDECGITCANMVTVCVGICTPGKGDKISKSGGVGGGISTCKKAGGGWSICVSCSAWVISCQLCIGIPDLTFTFGCSRVWGGGAGCDVGGCYTFVI from the coding sequence ATGTTGCGTAAATTTAAAGGGAAAAAAAATATAAGTCAAATTTTAATATTTGTATTTATCTTTTGGTCTATAGGTACCTATTTACCATCATCTTCTTATGCCTGGCATTATCCTTATGACCAGGGACATAAAACAACTATGCCTAAACCTCCAAAACCAGAACAAAAACCACCTAAAAAATGTGAATCTTCTACAAAAGCCTCTCCCGTGTATGCAAGCACAGGTAATTATGAATATGTACATAAAGACTTATTTATACCTGGCCGTATTCCGTTAGAAATTACAAGGATATACCACAGCCGAGATTGGTACAATGGCCCCATTGGTTATGGATGGAACTTTACTTATAATATCAGGCTTATTAGAACGACAGATAGTAAAGGAAACTATTACGTAATTATAAGAGATGGAGACGGCAAGCGAAGAAGATTTGATGAAAATCCAGATGGAACTTATACACCAAAAGGTGGGTGGTCTGACCCATTAGTTAGAAATTCTGATGGTACCTTTACATATACCAAAATAAGCACAGGAATTAAATATAATTTCAATCAAGAAGGCTTTCTTACTAGCATTGAGGATTTAAATGGTAATAAAGTTACCCTCTCCTATTCGGGCGCAAAGTTAATAAGCATTACTGATCCTGCCGGGAGGAAATTAGAATTCTCCTACGGACCAAATGGCAAGATTGCCACCATTACCGACCCTGCCGGAAGGGTATTTTCTTATGCCTATGATGAAGCGGGCAACTTAATTCAATATACCGACCCTGCAGGTAATAGCATTTATTATGAATATGATGATAATCATAACCTTATAAGGGTTAAGAATAACGATGGCAATGTAATAAAAGCTATTACTTATGATAGCCAAGATAGAGTAAAAACTTACACAGAACAAGGGAGAACCTATAACCTGTATTATTATCCTAATTATACATTGGTAAGGGATCCAAGAGGCCATTATACTTACTATTATTATGACGAAACAGGTCACCTTACAAGAAAAGTTGATGCGTATGGAAACTCAAGCTATCTTACATGGGATGAAAATTTCAACAGAACCAGTGTTAAGGATAAGCGTGGCTATACAACTACATATACTTATGATTCTAATGGTAACCTGCTTACTGCCACCAATCCCTTAGGTAACACAATTACATATACATATGATTCTACATTTAATAAAATAAAAAGCATTACTGATCCTTTGGGACACACTACTACCTTTGAATATGATGAACGTGGAAACTTAATCAAGCGAATTGATGCTCTGGGCAATGTGACTCAATATGCCTATGATGAGAGGGGCAACCTTATAAGCGTAACCGACGCTAGGGGAAATACTACTCATTATAGCTACGATGAATATGGAAATCTTACAAGTATAACAGATGCCCTAGGCAATACTACAACCTTTACTTATGATATATTGGGCAATCGTACCAGCATAACAGATGCTTTAGGAAACACTACTACTTATGAATATGATGTCCTAGGTCGACTTGTCAAAGTAATAAATCCCGCCGGCAAAACGACCACTTATACATATGATGCCAATGGAAATTTAACCAGTGTTACAGATCCTAACGGAAATACGACGAGGTATGAATATGATATCTATGGGCGTTTGATAAAGGTAATAGATGCAGAGGGCGGCATAACCCAATATACTTATGATGCCGTTGGCAATTTAACCAGCATTAAAGATGCCAACGGACATAAGACTACTTATACTTATGACAAGTTAAATCGTTTAATAAGTATTACTGACCCTTTAGGGCATACTACTCGTTATAGCTATGATGCTGTAGGTAATAAAATAAGTCGTACTGATGCTAATGGTCGAACAACGTATTATGACTATGATGCTTTAAATAGGCTTATCCGGATTAGATATCCTGATGGAAGCACTGTGCAATATGCTTATGATGCTGTGGGGAACCTGATTTCTGTTACTTCACCAAACTATCAGGCAACATTTACTTATGATGCACTTAATCGGTTAATCAGTAAGACAGAAAAAATATTTGATCTTCCAGAAAAGACCATTACTTATAACTATGATGAAGTAGGCAATCGTATTTCTATGACTGATCCAGATGGTGGAGTAACAACTTATACCTATGATGCCCTAAATAGGTTAATTTCCTTAACAGACCCTACAGGTGGGGTGACTACTTTTACCTATGATGCTTTAGGTAGGCGCATCAGCATCACTTATCCAAATGGCACTAAAGCTATTTATACTTACAGTAGCTGTTGTGGGGAGTTGCTTTCCTTAGTCAACAAAAAATCAAACGGAGAGATCATCTCAAGCTATGAATATACCTATGATAATGTTGGCAACAGGCTTTCTATGAAGGAGGCAAATGGCGACGTTACCACCTATGAATATGATAAGCTTTATCGGTTAACAAAAGTAGTCTATCCAGATGGACGCACAGTTACTTATACCTATGATCCGGTTGGTAATCGTTTGAGTATGAATGACAATGGAAACGTAATTAATTACACCTATGATGCAGCAAACAGGCTCCTGCAAGCGGGGAACGTGACTTTTGCCTATGATAATAATGGGAATACTATTAGTAAAACGGACGCAAGCGGGATAACAAATTATCAATATGATTATGAAAACAGGCTGATTGGAATTACCTATCCAAATGGTTTAACAAATTCATTTGCATATAGTCCTGATGGAAGGCGGATTAAAAAGGTTGATAGCAGTGGGACAACTTATTACTTACTTGATAGAGAAAATGTCCTGCAAGAGTTAAATAATGAAGGAGCAACAAAAGCGCATTATGTCACGACTTTAACCATAGATGATTTAATTAGTAGGATAGCTGAAGGGAGTATTGTGTATTATCATAAAGATGGTCTAGGCAGTGTGACTGGATTAACAGACACTGCTCAAAACTTGATAACTGCATATGAATACGATGCGTTTGGAAGTATTACTGCTCAAACTGGGACAATAAATAATCCTTATAAATTTACTTCACGGGAGTTAGATATTGATTCGGAATTGTACTTTTATAGATTAAGATATTATAATCCAATAATAGGCAGATTTAACTGTAAAGATCCTTTAATATATTGTATTAAAGGTTGTAGTTTCCAAAGTTACAGTTATGCTTTTAATAATCCTGTTAATTATATAGATCCACTTGGTGCATGGGGATTAGGTGCAGGCGGAGGTGGTAGCATATGTATTCCTACACCTTGGTATGTTGGTATTGGTGGTTCTGTTTCTTACACATTCGGCTGTTGTAAAGATGAATGTGGTATAACTTGTGCGAACATGGTGACAGTATGTGTAGGAATTTGTACACCAGGAAAAGGGGATAAAATTAGCAAGAGTGGAGGGGTAGGAGGTGGAATTAGTACTTGTAAAAAAGCAGGTGGAGGATGGTCTATATGTGTTTCTT
- a CDS encoding PKD domain-containing protein, with amino-acid sequence MKSKFGGNIMKSNLKSKIQILLFFLFIIFFLLSHKTFANIPGSATGGGWFMKGRYRCTFQVDVNYTAGEAAPSGLLKYTDQEIRLIVASASITSFIVSDNKATIKGECIVNRVSGYTFIFEVTDGSPDYVSIEIKDSEGATYYNAAGSLAYGDVEISITGPPTDTVPPSISISPQDGSVITETKPQIVITYSDAESGIDSTTFYVEINGVDSTSLFAITDTQATYQVVTDLPIGENVITAQISDYAGNTSTITSKFTVKPLQAIPHASPTSGVVPLTVTFTPEAIDTVGTVIRYQWDYNGDGIYDRTDYIPTTSKYTYRTPGVYQATLKVIDNVGLTDEASITIAVSSAPPVVSASATPTNGPIPLTVNFTGTASSPNGAIVKYEWDFDGDGVYDWESDTSPDTSYTYYSVGTFYATLKVTDVANATATSSVIIRPQPAGSPTVNVSASPTNGSAPLTVHFSGSATSPNGNIIRYEWDFDNDGIFDWSSETSADVTYTYYEGGIFDATLKAIDEAGMEGYASIRINVNIILSLSRDKDTINPSQGDTVTITTQYSGSAIINILVKDSNGQIVRYLVNGEERTAGTYEDVWDGTDNHGNIVPDGVYYFVAEAIMPGGLSQTYDLTGTGITGTRRSIGGYSASFPSTFAPYEDQFCTITYNVPVASKVVADICPYSYYGERVRTLLQFEPQGRGSHTIYWDGMKDDGTMVPPNTRWLVTIWSYDISPNGVVVEGSKPEITDLSADPNYYCPDEPIPTGFRQLNISFTLSKTANVIVKIYDSNNTLVRTISQSNLPAGENTITWDGKNEVGEYVIDTAYHIGIKAIDNQGNHSLTRYAHVILFY; translated from the coding sequence ATGAAAAGTAAATTTGGAGGAAACATTATGAAAAGTAATTTAAAAAGTAAGATTCAAATATTGCTCTTTTTCCTATTCATTATATTTTTTCTCCTTTCCCATAAAACTTTTGCAAATATCCCAGGCAGTGCTACTGGTGGTGGCTGGTTTATGAAAGGTAGGTATAGATGTACTTTTCAAGTGGATGTAAACTATACAGCAGGAGAAGCTGCTCCAAGTGGTTTGCTAAAATATACTGATCAGGAAATAAGATTAATAGTTGCCAGTGCTTCTATTACATCATTTATTGTTTCCGATAACAAGGCTACTATTAAAGGTGAATGTATAGTAAACAGAGTTAGTGGATATACATTTATTTTTGAGGTAACAGATGGTTCACCAGATTATGTAAGTATAGAAATAAAAGATTCAGAGGGTGCTACTTATTATAATGCTGCTGGAAGTCTAGCCTATGGAGATGTTGAAATTTCTATTACTGGGCCTCCTACAGATACAGTACCTCCTAGTATTTCTATTTCGCCTCAAGATGGTTCAGTTATAACTGAAACAAAACCTCAAATTGTAATCACTTATTCTGATGCTGAGTCTGGCATAGATTCAACAACTTTTTATGTAGAAATAAATGGGGTAGATAGTACTAGTCTATTTGCAATTACTGATACTCAAGCTACCTATCAAGTTGTAACTGATTTGCCTATAGGAGAAAATGTAATTACTGCTCAAATCAGTGACTATGCAGGAAATACTTCTACTATTACATCTAAATTTACTGTAAAACCACTTCAAGCTATTCCCCATGCCTCTCCAACAAGTGGGGTTGTCCCTTTAACTGTAACTTTTACCCCTGAAGCAATAGATACAGTAGGCACTGTAATTCGTTATCAATGGGATTACAATGGAGATGGTATATATGATAGGACTGATTATATTCCTACTACAAGTAAATATACCTATAGAACTCCTGGTGTTTATCAAGCTACTTTAAAGGTAATAGATAATGTTGGGCTAACAGATGAGGCCAGTATTACTATTGCGGTCTCTAGTGCTCCTCCTGTGGTTTCAGCCAGTGCTACCCCTACAAATGGACCTATTCCTTTAACTGTAAACTTTACAGGCACAGCTAGTAGTCCTAATGGGGCTATTGTTAAATATGAGTGGGACTTTGATGGTGATGGGGTATATGATTGGGAATCAGATACTTCTCCTGACACTTCTTATACTTATTATTCAGTAGGCACATTTTATGCTACTCTTAAGGTAACAGATGTAGCTAATGCTACAGCTACTTCTTCTGTTATTATCAGACCACAACCCGCAGGTTCTCCTACTGTTAATGTAAGTGCTTCTCCAACAAATGGAAGTGCACCATTAACAGTTCATTTTTCTGGCAGTGCTACTAGTCCCAATGGAAATATAATTAGATACGAATGGGATTTTGATAATGATGGTATATTTGACTGGAGCTCAGAGACTTCAGCAGATGTGACTTATACTTATTATGAAGGTGGTATTTTTGATGCTACTTTAAAAGCCATAGATGAAGCGGGAATGGAGGGGTATGCAAGTATAAGGATTAATGTGAACATTATACTCTCCTTGAGCAGGGATAAAGATACTATAAATCCCTCTCAAGGAGATACAGTTACGATAACTACGCAATATTCTGGCAGCGCTATTATAAATATTTTGGTTAAAGATAGTAATGGTCAAATAGTGAGATATTTAGTAAATGGCGAGGAGAGGACTGCTGGTACCTACGAAGATGTTTGGGATGGAACAGATAACCATGGTAATATCGTTCCCGATGGTGTGTATTATTTCGTGGCTGAGGCTATTATGCCAGGTGGGCTTAGCCAAACTTATGATTTAACAGGAACAGGTATAACAGGTACGAGGCGTTCTATTGGTGGTTATAGCGCGAGCTTTCCATCTACATTTGCCCCTTATGAGGATCAATTCTGTACCATTACCTATAATGTACCGGTAGCGAGCAAAGTAGTCGCAGATATTTGCCCTTATAGCTATTATGGAGAAAGGGTAAGGACACTTTTACAATTTGAACCTCAAGGAAGAGGTTCTCATACCATTTATTGGGATGGGATGAAGGACGATGGCACGATGGTTCCTCCAAACACACGATGGTTAGTGACCATTTGGTCTTATGATATATCTCCTAACGGAGTCGTTGTAGAAGGAAGCAAACCAGAGATTACTGATCTTTCAGCAGATCCAAATTATTATTGCCCTGACGAACCTATACCTACAGGTTTTAGACAATTAAATATTTCCTTTACTTTATCTAAAACAGCTAATGTAATTGTGAAAATTTATGATTCTAATAATACATTGGTAAGAACCATCTCCCAAAGCAATCTACCTGCTGGTGAAAATACTATTACTTGGGATGGAAAAAATGAGGTTGGAGAATATGTTATTGATACTGCCTATCATATAGGCATTAAAGCTATAGACAACCAAGGAAATCATTCTTTAACCAGATACGCACATGTAATTTTATTCTATTAA
- a CDS encoding PEP-CTERM sorting domain-containing protein — protein MKKAVKKIKFLTIVIAVLTIIVISRLVLAIPIVHVNTTVTYDPVTAVYTYNYEIANDQNSPDYVGIFDLFPAVSVFDIVSPTGWDYMVAGNWVEWYSTWPTYDIAPGGSLSGFSFKSYGSPGTITYDAGAWGAAYPDDYAFGNTVGPVPEPATLLLIGSGLASLALVRKKIRRQNFS, from the coding sequence ATGAAGAAAGCGGTGAAAAAAATAAAGTTTTTAACAATAGTTATAGCAGTACTTACAATTATAGTCATCTCAAGATTGGTTTTAGCCATTCCCATTGTGCATGTGAATACAACAGTCACATATGATCCTGTTACTGCTGTATATACATATAACTATGAAATAGCAAATGACCAAAATAGTCCAGATTATGTAGGAATTTTTGACCTATTTCCTGCTGTTTCTGTTTTTGACATTGTTTCACCTACAGGCTGGGATTATATGGTTGCTGGTAATTGGGTTGAATGGTATTCTACTTGGCCTACTTATGATATTGCCCCGGGTGGTTCTCTTTCAGGATTTTCATTTAAAAGCTATGGCTCCCCTGGAACGATTACCTATGATGCTGGTGCATGGGGTGCTGCTTATCCTGATGACTATGCATTTGGCAATACCGTAGGTCCTGTTCCAGAACCTGCCACTTTATTACTTATAGGAAGTGGTTTAGCTAGTCTTGCTCTAGTTAGAAAGAAAATTAGAAGACAAAATTTTTCTTGA
- a CDS encoding menaquinone biosynthesis decarboxylase has translation MPYKDLQAFIKALEKEGELCRIKEPVSPYLEITEITDRVCKRHGPALLFENVIGHSIPVLTNAFGSFKRMCMALGVNSLDELGNEILTFFEIEKPDSLIKKIKLLPKLKRLSNMFPKLIKKAPCQEVILKGEDIDLMKFPILHCWPLDGGPFITLPLVFTKHPITKIRNVGMYRMQVYDKCTTGMHWHPHKGGAQHYRVAEELGERLEVAVAIGPDPIMTYAATAPLPEDIDEVVFAGFLKGEPIEMVKCITIDHEVPATSQIVLEGYVEPKERRIEGPFGDHTGYYSLPENYPVFHITCITHRKDLIYPATIVGRPPQEDCYIAKATERLFLPLIKKQLPEIVDINLPIEGVFHNIAFISIDKRYPGHAKKVMHAIWGMGQLSFTKIIVIFDKDVNVQNISEVLWRLGNNIDPKRDIVFVEGPVDALDHASPLPLLGSKMGIDATRKWKEEGFTRKWPPDIEMKKEVKEKIDKLWERLGIK, from the coding sequence ATGCCTTATAAAGATTTACAAGCCTTTATTAAGGCACTTGAAAAAGAAGGTGAGTTATGTCGAATTAAGGAACCAGTAAGTCCTTATTTAGAGATTACTGAAATTACTGATAGGGTATGCAAAAGACATGGGCCTGCGCTTTTATTTGAAAATGTTATTGGACATAGTATTCCAGTTTTAACAAATGCATTTGGTTCTTTTAAAAGGATGTGTATGGCATTAGGAGTAAACAGTTTAGATGAATTGGGCAATGAGATATTAACTTTTTTTGAGATAGAAAAGCCAGATAGTTTGATAAAAAAGATAAAACTTTTGCCAAAGTTAAAGAGATTAAGCAATATGTTTCCAAAGTTGATAAAAAAAGCACCCTGTCAAGAAGTGATTTTAAAGGGAGAAGATATAGATTTAATGAAGTTTCCTATTTTGCATTGTTGGCCATTAGATGGAGGCCCATTCATCACTTTACCCTTAGTGTTTACTAAGCATCCTATTACCAAAATCCGCAATGTTGGTATGTATCGGATGCAGGTTTACGATAAGTGTACTACTGGTATGCATTGGCATCCTCATAAAGGTGGGGCACAACATTATCGTGTAGCTGAAGAACTTGGAGAACGTTTAGAGGTGGCTGTTGCCATTGGGCCTGATCCTATTATGACTTATGCTGCTACTGCCCCTTTACCAGAAGATATAGATGAAGTTGTATTTGCTGGTTTTTTAAAAGGAGAACCTATAGAGATGGTCAAATGTATTACTATTGACCATGAAGTACCAGCTACCAGTCAAATTGTTCTTGAAGGCTATGTAGAACCAAAAGAAAGGCGTATTGAAGGCCCATTTGGAGATCATACGGGTTATTATTCTTTACCTGAAAATTATCCTGTATTTCATATTACATGTATTACTCACCGTAAGGACTTAATTTATCCTGCTACTATTGTTGGACGTCCGCCTCAAGAAGACTGTTATATTGCAAAGGCAACAGAAAGATTATTTTTGCCTTTAATTAAAAAACAATTACCTGAAATTGTAGATATTAATCTACCTATTGAAGGTGTGTTTCATAATATTGCTTTTATTTCCATTGATAAGCGTTATCCTGGTCATGCCAAAAAAGTTATGCATGCAATTTGGGGTATGGGACAGCTTTCTTTTACAAAAATTATTGTTATTTTTGATAAAGATGTAAATGTTCAAAATATTTCTGAAGTCCTTTGGCGATTGGGAAATAATATTGATCCAAAAAGAGACATAGTTTTTGTAGAAGGGCCTGTAGATGCATTAGACCATGCCTCTCCTTTGCCTTTATTAGGTAGTAAAATGGGAATAGATGCTACTAGAAAATGGAAAGAAGAAGGATTTACAAGGAAATGGCCTCCTGATATTGAGATGAAAAAAGAAGTAAAGGAAAAGATAGATAAGTTGTGGGAAAGACTGGGTATAAAATAA
- a CDS encoding UbiX family flavin prenyltransferase, giving the protein MGKTGYKINPYILAITGASGAIYAKTLIEFFYKKNLPLICLVSEVGKKVWEWEIGISIEKTLPANITLHFENDWWAPIASGSVKVKGMVIMPCSMGTLAAIAQGLAHNLIQRTADVMLKEKKRLILVPRETPLNIIHLKNMLQLAKAGAIILPAMPGFYHKPKNIQDLINFIVGRVLDHLGLEHDLVKEWKYV; this is encoded by the coding sequence GTGGGAAAGACTGGGTATAAAATAAATCCTTATATTTTAGCCATTACTGGAGCAAGTGGAGCTATTTATGCAAAGACATTGATTGAATTTTTTTATAAAAAAAATTTGCCTTTAATCTGTTTAGTTTCAGAAGTAGGTAAAAAAGTTTGGGAATGGGAAATAGGTATATCAATAGAAAAGACATTGCCAGCTAATATCACCCTTCATTTTGAAAATGACTGGTGGGCACCTATAGCTAGTGGAAGTGTGAAAGTAAAAGGCATGGTTATTATGCCTTGCTCTATGGGTACATTAGCAGCTATTGCTCAAGGATTAGCTCATAACTTAATTCAGCGTACAGCAGATGTTATGCTTAAAGAAAAAAAGAGATTAATCCTTGTACCTAGAGAAACACCTTTAAATATTATTCATCTTAAAAATATGCTTCAATTGGCTAAAGCAGGAGCTATTATCTTACCAGCTATGCCTGGTTTTTATCATAAACCAAAAAATATTCAGGATTTGATAAATTTCATTGTAGGAAGAGTTTTAGATCATTTAGGATTAGAACATGATTTAGTAAAAGAGTGGAAATATGTTTAA
- the ubiA gene encoding putative 4-hydroxybenzoate polyprenyltransferase, producing the protein MFKKLKITLNMIKFEHSIFALPFAFIGAFLAQKGIPPLEKCFWILIAMVSIRSAAMAFNRVVDMDIDAKNPRTKDRALPKGLLTTRWVHGFIASCIIVFFISTYHLNQFVFHLSPYAVIIATVYSYTKRFTWLTHLFLGIAIGLAPLGGWLAIKPSFEITPLLLMAGVAFWVAGFDIIYACLDYEFDKKYKIHSIPVRFGIKNALYISAFSHFITILCFYFAGKCAQLKPIYFYGLIATGLILMGEHLLVKPSDLSKVNVAFFTFNGIFSIVMFLLVCLSLPWI; encoded by the coding sequence ATGTTTAAAAAGTTAAAAATTACATTAAATATGATCAAGTTTGAACACAGTATCTTTGCCTTACCTTTTGCCTTTATTGGTGCATTTTTAGCTCAAAAAGGCATACCTCCTTTAGAAAAGTGCTTTTGGATATTGATTGCTATGGTGAGTATTAGAAGTGCAGCTATGGCTTTTAATCGTGTTGTGGATATGGATATTGATGCCAAAAATCCGAGAACAAAAGATAGAGCATTACCAAAAGGACTTTTAACTACTCGCTGGGTACATGGTTTTATTGCTTCATGTATTATTGTATTTTTTATTTCTACTTATCATCTTAACCAATTTGTATTTCATCTTTCTCCTTATGCTGTTATTATTGCCACTGTTTATTCATATACAAAGCGTTTTACTTGGCTTACCCATTTATTTTTAGGCATTGCAATAGGGTTAGCTCCACTTGGAGGCTGGCTTGCTATAAAACCATCTTTTGAAATTACTCCTCTTTTGCTGATGGCAGGTGTAGCATTTTGGGTGGCAGGATTTGATATTATTTATGCCTGTTTAGATTATGAATTTGATAAAAAATATAAAATCCATTCTATTCCAGTACGTTTTGGTATAAAAAATGCTTTATATATTTCTGCTTTTTCCCATTTTATTACAATTTTATGCTTTTATTTTGCAGGGAAATGTGCTCAATTAAAACCTATTTATTTTTACGGGTTAATAGCAACAGGTTTAATCCTTATGGGAGAACATTTGCTGGTTAAGCCTTCTGATCTCTCAAAAGTTAATGTTGCTTTTTTCACTTTTAATGGTATTTTTTCCATTGTTATGTTTTTGCTTGTCTGTTTAAGTTTGCCATGGATATAA
- a CDS encoding MFS transporter, whose translation MKEKSFNFCLARFLFTLTYWAVLAYIPLLLKNYGLRDDQIGILVGAYSIGAFLPMLPMGILLDLFSSKILFFFSLGLFFIYIGGLFYFKSFLPLLLAVFIGGIGAGGFIILLPSAFFKIVGESKKEIAIFQAASYLGFGLGPFFGGIILRFISVNYFFYFAIISALFLAIVLFTLPDVKPVQFELKSYLTDLKNPAIWPIIITMLVMGLHFGAERTALVLFLKENIKVSAFYIGIFFSVIGLWMALISPIMARIKTQDFFWLALSLGWSGLFQFFTGLTWNFPSFLFTRLLHTAGDSLFLLEINFIIVCLFPGERLGGHSGFLFTLRSISVFLGASITGLINQHLGYAWTFFVSGFVSLIWAWALRGLFSKKFVLLKP comes from the coding sequence ATGAAAGAAAAATCATTTAATTTTTGTCTTGCTCGCTTTCTTTTCACCCTTACTTATTGGGCAGTTCTTGCCTATATTCCATTACTTCTTAAAAATTATGGTCTAAGAGATGATCAAATTGGCATCTTAGTTGGTGCTTATTCTATAGGTGCTTTTTTACCTATGCTTCCTATGGGAATACTTCTTGATCTATTTTCTTCAAAAATACTTTTTTTCTTTTCACTTGGTCTTTTTTTTATTTATATTGGTGGTCTCTTTTATTTTAAATCATTTTTACCTCTCCTTTTAGCAGTATTTATAGGAGGAATTGGAGCAGGTGGATTCATTATCCTTTTGCCTTCTGCTTTTTTTAAAATTGTAGGAGAATCAAAAAAAGAGATTGCTATTTTTCAAGCAGCTAGTTATTTAGGTTTTGGATTAGGGCCGTTTTTTGGTGGTATTATATTACGCTTTATTTCAGTTAATTATTTTTTTTATTTTGCAATAATTAGTGCACTTTTTCTTGCTATTGTTCTTTTCACCCTTCCTGATGTAAAACCTGTTCAATTTGAACTCAAATCTTATCTTACTGATCTTAAAAATCCTGCTATTTGGCCTATTATAATTACTATGTTAGTTATGGGACTCCATTTTGGAGCAGAAAGAACTGCTTTGGTTCTTTTTCTTAAAGAGAATATTAAAGTTTCAGCTTTTTATATTGGCATTTTTTTTAGTGTTATTGGACTTTGGATGGCTTTAATTTCTCCAATTATGGCTCGAATAAAAACCCAAGATTTTTTCTGGCTTGCTTTGAGTTTGGGATGGTCAGGACTTTTTCAATTTTTTACAGGACTTACTTGGAATTTTCCTAGCTTTTTATTTACCCGCCTTTTACATACAGCAGGAGATTCTTTATTTTTATTAGAAATTAATTTTATTATTGTCTGTCTTTTTCCAGGAGAAAGGCTTGGAGGACACTCAGGATTTTTATTTACTTTAAGAAGCATCTCTGTCTTTTTAGGAGCCAGTATTACTGGACTAATTAACCAACATTTAGGTTATGCCTGGACATTTTTTGTAAGTGGATTTGTAAGTCTTATTTGGGCATGGGCGCTTAGGGGTTTATTTTCAAAAAAATTTGTGCTATTAAAACCCTAA